One segment of Marinobacter alexandrii DNA contains the following:
- a CDS encoding efflux RND transporter periplasmic adaptor subunit, whose protein sequence is MAKKKKKSNKILYILGGAVVVLILFAVVGKSQGWVGQKKKLQVEVSKAEKYTIIEKVSASGQVQPVVEVQLSPEVSGEIIELKVEEGDSVSKGDFLLRIRPDNFRSAYEIAQANLNQQLANQAQAKASEARAAANFERAKQDFNRQDKLYKEKVISEADYQLAEANFKIAEQDYESAKQSVNGAEYIVKSSRANVSNAQENLRLTTLNAPMSGIISKLPVELGETVLGTSQFQGTEVMRIADLSKMEVQVDVNENDIIRISVGDTTIIDVDSYSYMDKTFKGIVTHIANTANDKISADAVTEFGVRIQILNSSYQDLVKEEGLKYPFRPGMTASVDIITEVKKDILTVPLASVTTRSEKGKKKEEEKSSADLVDEEVREVVFVMENGKAVEIEVETGISDFDRIEIKSGVSEDTDVISGPFLAVSKRLKDGDDVEAKGKKKDKEETSESED, encoded by the coding sequence ATGGCTAAGAAGAAGAAAAAATCAAACAAAATTTTATATATCCTAGGCGGAGCAGTAGTTGTACTAATACTATTCGCAGTAGTTGGTAAATCTCAAGGATGGGTTGGTCAGAAGAAAAAACTGCAAGTGGAAGTTTCCAAAGCGGAAAAATATACGATCATTGAAAAGGTAAGTGCATCAGGACAAGTACAACCAGTAGTGGAAGTACAGCTAAGTCCTGAAGTATCTGGTGAGATTATTGAACTAAAGGTAGAGGAAGGTGATTCCGTAAGCAAAGGAGATTTTCTATTAAGGATTCGTCCAGATAATTTTAGATCAGCCTACGAAATTGCACAAGCTAATCTTAATCAGCAATTGGCTAATCAAGCACAGGCAAAAGCATCAGAAGCAAGAGCTGCTGCTAATTTTGAGCGAGCTAAGCAAGACTTTAACCGTCAGGATAAGCTTTATAAAGAAAAAGTTATTTCTGAAGCCGATTATCAACTTGCTGAAGCAAATTTTAAAATTGCTGAACAAGATTATGAGTCTGCAAAGCAAAGCGTAAATGGAGCTGAATATATAGTAAAGAGCTCTAGAGCAAACGTTTCAAACGCTCAGGAAAACCTTAGACTTACCACATTGAATGCACCAATGAGCGGCATTATTTCCAAATTACCGGTAGAACTTGGTGAGACTGTTCTTGGTACTTCACAATTTCAGGGGACTGAGGTAATGCGTATTGCAGATCTTTCAAAAATGGAAGTGCAGGTAGATGTAAATGAAAATGATATTATTCGTATTTCCGTTGGAGATACCACCATCATAGATGTAGATTCATATTCTTATATGGATAAAACCTTTAAAGGAATAGTAACCCACATTGCTAATACAGCCAATGACAAGATATCAGCAGATGCGGTTACAGAATTTGGAGTAAGAATTCAAATCTTAAATAGTTCATATCAAGATCTAGTAAAAGAGGAGGGTCTTAAATACCCTTTTCGCCCGGGAATGACGGCTAGCGTAGATATTATCACGGAAGTCAAGAAAGACATTCTTACTGTTCCATTGGCATCTGTAACTACTCGTTCAGAAAAGGGAAAGAAGAAAGAAGAAGAGAAATCTTCAGCAGACTTAGTTGATGAGGAAGTGAGAGAAGTAGTCTTTGTGATGGAAAATGGAAAAGCTGTGGAGATTGAGGTTGAGACTGGTATTAGCGATTTTGATAGAATTGAAATAAAGTCTGGAGTTTCTGAAGATACGGATGTTATTTCAGGTCCATTCTTAGCAGTCTCTAAGAGATTAAAAGACGGAGATGATGTAGAGGCTAAGGGTAAGAAAAAGGATAAAGAAGAGACATCTGAATCAGAGGATTAA
- a CDS encoding pitrilysin family protein, which translates to MKLTHILSFSIAAMFIGCSSPERMEKKEFKIEYEKFTLENGLEVVLHEDHSDPIVAVATLMHVGSNREKPGKTGFAHFFEHMSFNDSENVPRGANRKLIPEWGGSRNGGTWSDGTIYYEVVPKDAFEKILWIDSDRFGYMINTVTDDALEAEKQVVKNEKRQRVDNAPYGYTDEIIRKNLYPEGHPYSWTVIGSLPDLQSATLDDVKEFYEEYYGAGNATLVIAGDINVEETKQLVEKWFGEIRKGPEVEKPTPMPVSLENSKSLHFEDNFAKLPELRMVYPTVEEYNEDTYALNVLGQLLSGSKKSPLYQVIVEEKKLAPNASTYQSSSEVAGEFVFRVRANAGVDLDSIKATIEEGLIRFETNGIDENDLKRIKAELETNLYQGVSTVLNKAFQLVQDNEFGGDPSYITQTAKNTQAVTSADVMRVYNKYIKGQNYIMTSVVPAGSLDLTVDGSEEAEVYIEEIVANVESENVTRGEVGEYEKTSSKYDRSEPEFGELPLLNAPEVWTSSIDNGMQAFGIENKELPLVYFDLTIKGGHFQDSLDKSGTASLLSSLMTEGTKSKTPSELEEAIGLLGASINVFSTSEEIRISASCLTRNFGETFDLLKEILLEPRWDQAEFDRLKQSQLTRLKGREASPTAIASTVFNKLNYGPDHVMSYPVSGTLKTVESVSMDDLKAFYELNFSPVVANFHVAGNVSQEEVMGALSALQEEWPSKDVQLASYNLPENSNAGKFYFIDFPGAKQSVLYIGKLALSGMEDKFNEVGYANEKIGGGSSGQLFQTLRIEKGYTYGAYSFVRQMTEVAPYTVTSSVRANATLPSLEIIKDMLANYADRFTEEDVEVTKNKVLKANTRAFESLGAKLGMLHEISQFGKQANFMEQEQDELTSMTLEDYQKLINTHMNESEMFYLVLGDGATQLEEVKKLGMGDPIILDIKGDPITQ; encoded by the coding sequence ATGAAACTCACACATATTTTGTCATTCAGTATTGCTGCAATGTTCATTGGATGCAGCTCACCAGAACGTATGGAAAAAAAGGAATTTAAAATTGAGTACGAAAAATTCACACTCGAAAATGGCCTTGAAGTAGTCTTACATGAAGATCATTCAGACCCAATAGTAGCAGTAGCTACGCTCATGCATGTTGGGTCCAATAGGGAAAAACCTGGCAAAACAGGATTTGCTCATTTCTTTGAGCACATGTCTTTCAATGACTCAGAAAATGTCCCAAGAGGAGCAAATCGAAAACTTATTCCAGAATGGGGAGGAAGCAGAAATGGAGGTACATGGTCTGATGGCACGATCTATTATGAAGTAGTTCCAAAAGATGCCTTTGAGAAGATTCTTTGGATTGATTCAGATCGATTTGGTTATATGATTAATACCGTAACGGATGACGCGTTAGAAGCAGAAAAGCAGGTAGTAAAAAACGAAAAACGACAAAGAGTAGATAATGCTCCTTACGGCTATACTGATGAAATTATTCGTAAAAACCTATATCCTGAAGGACATCCATACAGTTGGACTGTAATCGGCTCATTGCCTGATCTTCAATCAGCTACATTGGATGATGTAAAAGAATTTTATGAAGAATACTATGGGGCGGGTAATGCCACACTTGTAATTGCAGGAGACATCAACGTAGAAGAAACGAAGCAGTTAGTTGAAAAATGGTTTGGTGAAATTCGTAAAGGGCCTGAAGTAGAAAAACCTACACCAATGCCTGTTTCATTAGAAAATAGCAAATCACTCCATTTCGAAGATAATTTCGCAAAGCTTCCAGAGCTTAGAATGGTCTATCCAACTGTAGAAGAGTATAATGAAGATACTTATGCTTTAAATGTATTGGGACAGTTGTTAAGCGGAAGTAAAAAGTCTCCTCTTTATCAAGTCATTGTTGAAGAAAAGAAACTTGCTCCAAATGCATCAACTTATCAAAGTAGTAGTGAGGTAGCCGGGGAATTTGTTTTTAGAGTTAGGGCAAATGCTGGTGTTGATTTAGACAGCATTAAAGCTACCATTGAGGAAGGTTTGATTCGTTTTGAAACCAATGGGATTGATGAAAATGACTTAAAGAGAATTAAGGCTGAGTTGGAAACGAATCTTTATCAAGGGGTAAGCACTGTGTTAAATAAGGCGTTCCAACTAGTGCAAGACAATGAGTTTGGAGGAGACCCCAGTTACATTACTCAAACAGCCAAAAACACACAAGCGGTAACATCAGCCGATGTAATGCGGGTTTATAATAAGTATATAAAAGGCCAGAATTACATAATGACAAGCGTTGTTCCAGCTGGCAGTTTAGATTTGACTGTTGATGGATCAGAAGAAGCTGAGGTTTACATTGAAGAGATAGTGGCCAATGTGGAATCTGAAAATGTTACACGTGGCGAAGTAGGGGAATATGAAAAAACATCTTCTAAATATGATCGATCTGAACCAGAGTTCGGTGAATTGCCACTTTTGAACGCACCTGAGGTTTGGACATCTTCCATTGATAATGGAATGCAGGCATTTGGCATTGAGAATAAGGAGTTGCCTTTAGTGTATTTTGACTTAACCATTAAAGGAGGTCATTTCCAAGATTCTCTAGACAAGTCTGGTACCGCATCATTGCTTTCTAGTTTAATGACTGAAGGTACAAAATCAAAAACTCCTTCAGAACTTGAGGAGGCTATTGGCCTATTGGGAGCTTCGATAAATGTTTTTAGTACAAGTGAAGAAATTAGAATCTCAGCGTCATGCTTGACAAGAAATTTTGGTGAGACATTTGATCTGCTGAAAGAAATATTGTTGGAACCAAGATGGGATCAAGCAGAGTTTGATCGCTTGAAGCAGTCTCAACTTACACGATTAAAAGGAAGAGAAGCCAGTCCAACAGCAATTGCTTCTACTGTGTTTAACAAGCTAAATTATGGACCTGATCATGTCATGAGTTACCCTGTAAGTGGAACCCTAAAGACAGTTGAGAGTGTATCAATGGATGACCTAAAAGCTTTTTATGAGCTCAATTTTTCTCCAGTTGTGGCAAACTTTCATGTAGCTGGAAATGTCAGTCAAGAAGAAGTGATGGGTGCACTTTCTGCGCTACAAGAAGAGTGGCCTTCTAAAGATGTGCAACTAGCGTCTTATAACTTACCTGAGAATAGTAATGCAGGAAAATTCTATTTTATTGATTTTCCGGGAGCAAAACAATCAGTTCTCTATATTGGTAAATTAGCTCTTTCAGGTATGGAGGATAAATTCAATGAAGTAGGCTATGCCAATGAAAAAATAGGAGGAGGGTCTAGCGGCCAGCTATTCCAGACTCTTCGGATTGAAAAAGGGTATACGTATGGTGCTTATTCATTCGTAAGACAGATGACGGAAGTGGCTCCATACACGGTTACTTCCAGCGTGAGAGCCAATGCGACTCTTCCATCTTTGGAAATCATCAAAGACATGCTTGCAAACTATGCCGACCGATTCACTGAAGAGGACGTAGAAGTAACAAAGAATAAAGTTTTAAAAGCAAATACACGTGCTTTTGAAAGCTTAGGAGCTAAGCTGGGGATGCTTCATGAGATTAGTCAATTTGGCAAGCAAGCGAATTTTATGGAGCAAGAACAAGACGAACTCACCTCAATGACACTTGAAGATTATCAAAAATTGATCAATACGCATATGAACGAAAGTGAGATGTTCTATTTGGTATTAGGTGATGGAGCAACTCAACTTGAAGAGGTCAAGAAGCTCGGGATGGGTGACCCAATTATTTTAGATATAAAAGGAGATCCTATTACTCAGTAA
- a CDS encoding OmpA family protein encodes MQIRRISYLFSLSILINFSFAQNYKDSYLQGMQAIKFEKYDLAIEKFKESIKFNPQYPDAWFYLGKTYDHLNKVEETISAYRNLEKVKADYNIAIYYDIAKSYIELENLRSARIYIKRYLDRAPKTPKSEKLIHLALNRLNYIDISTELRASAPNTTEPTPIATLNSVSGDYMPQVNPTGTRLYFTSVRQGGFDFKDQNSAALDFGEDLYYSKLTNDQWSAPELLPQPINSKANDFGSSFTGDGQTMVYVRCDESGAMGSCDLYMTQLIGSKWSEPRNMGNVVNTKNWESQPTINTDGNRIIFTSIRPGGNGASDLYMIEKNQLGLWGVPQNLGSIVNTPLSENSPFLAADGKTLYFSSTGHPGMGGADIFYTVFENGKWSTPKNLGKPINSRGNDTNFSISASGNAYQASSRLDENNFDIFSVVLPDELKPKPTIIVQGVVSNSEDNKPLSALVLIEDLNSGELIATNKSNEETGEYLVVLPAGRDYSVSANAEGFFFYSQSFELPTDATYAEITNDIPLEPIKKGTKVVLNNIFFEIGKAELKPISYVELNKAVTLMKNNKSMVIEVGGHTDSQGADAANLSLSQKRAQSVVEYMVLAGIERERLIAKGYGETVAIADNNTKEGRAKNRRTEFVIVEF; translated from the coding sequence ATGCAAATAAGAAGAATCAGCTATTTATTCAGTCTATCGATTTTGATCAATTTTTCCTTCGCTCAAAACTATAAAGACTCATACCTCCAGGGTATGCAAGCAATAAAATTTGAAAAATATGATCTGGCAATAGAGAAGTTCAAAGAGTCTATAAAATTTAATCCTCAGTACCCTGATGCCTGGTTTTACTTAGGTAAAACATACGATCATCTAAATAAAGTGGAGGAGACAATCAGTGCTTACAGGAACCTGGAAAAAGTAAAAGCAGACTATAATATTGCGATATATTATGATATTGCCAAGTCATATATTGAGCTTGAGAATCTAAGAAGTGCCAGGATTTACATCAAAAGATACCTCGATAGAGCTCCTAAGACACCTAAGTCGGAGAAGCTAATACACTTGGCTCTCAACCGACTTAACTATATTGATATAAGCACTGAGCTACGGGCTTCTGCTCCAAATACAACAGAGCCAACACCTATAGCTACACTAAACAGTGTTTCTGGAGACTATATGCCTCAGGTTAATCCTACAGGAACTAGACTCTATTTTACAAGTGTAAGGCAAGGTGGATTTGACTTCAAAGATCAAAACAGTGCAGCCTTAGATTTTGGAGAAGATCTGTACTATTCGAAATTGACTAATGATCAATGGAGCGCTCCTGAACTTTTACCCCAACCAATAAATTCAAAAGCGAATGACTTTGGTTCTTCATTTACCGGAGATGGTCAGACGATGGTATATGTTCGATGTGATGAATCTGGAGCGATGGGAAGCTGCGATCTGTATATGACACAACTAATTGGAAGCAAATGGTCAGAACCACGAAATATGGGAAATGTAGTGAATACCAAAAATTGGGAAAGTCAGCCTACAATTAATACCGATGGAAATCGTATCATTTTTACATCTATACGTCCTGGTGGAAATGGAGCATCTGACCTTTATATGATTGAAAAAAATCAATTGGGCTTATGGGGTGTGCCTCAAAACCTTGGAAGCATTGTCAATACTCCATTGAGTGAGAATAGTCCATTTTTAGCGGCAGATGGTAAGACGCTTTATTTTTCCTCAACAGGACATCCAGGTATGGGAGGAGCAGATATCTTTTATACAGTATTTGAAAATGGAAAATGGTCTACACCTAAAAACCTCGGGAAGCCAATAAATTCAAGAGGAAATGATACCAATTTTAGTATTTCAGCTTCAGGTAATGCTTACCAAGCATCATCAAGATTAGACGAAAATAATTTTGACATTTTCAGTGTGGTACTTCCAGATGAGTTGAAACCCAAACCAACTATTATTGTTCAGGGTGTTGTTTCAAATTCAGAGGATAATAAACCACTCAGCGCCCTCGTACTTATTGAAGACCTTAATTCGGGAGAGCTTATAGCAACTAATAAGAGTAATGAGGAGACGGGGGAATACTTGGTTGTTTTACCTGCCGGTAGAGATTATAGTGTTTCTGCAAACGCTGAAGGATTCTTCTTTTATTCTCAAAGTTTTGAGCTACCCACAGACGCAACCTATGCAGAGATCACAAATGACATACCATTAGAGCCAATAAAAAAAGGGACAAAGGTAGTGTTGAACAACATTTTCTTTGAAATAGGTAAGGCTGAGCTAAAGCCTATTAGTTATGTAGAATTGAATAAAGCTGTCACACTTATGAAAAACAATAAGTCGATGGTTATTGAAGTTGGGGGACATACTGATAGTCAAGGTGCTGATGCAGCAAATCTGAGCTTATCTCAAAAGCGGGCGCAATCCGTTGTAGAATATATGGTATTGGCGGGTATAGAAAGGGAGAGATTGATAGCCAAAGGCTATGGCGAAACTGTAGCAATAGCTGATAATAATACAAAAGAGGGTAGAGCTAAAAATCGTAGAACTGAGTTTGTAATAGTAGAATTTTAA
- a CDS encoding DUF5615 family PIN-like protein, with protein MKFIIDENLPPDLTELFRSEGLESYHVNDIKAKKKQRVLDDQLRRLAIQKGYIIVTKDDDFVRSYVSRKVPDKVVFIYGLEKKESLLSRMKEVIPQLLKLLSNHDFIEVKENELKFPLSN; from the coding sequence TTGAAATTTATCATTGACGAAAATCTACCTCCTGATTTGACTGAATTATTTCGGTCAGAAGGGCTGGAGTCGTATCATGTCAATGATATAAAAGCAAAGAAAAAACAGCGTGTACTTGATGATCAATTACGAAGGTTAGCCATTCAAAAAGGGTACATCATTGTAACGAAAGATGACGATTTTGTGAGGTCATATGTAAGCAGAAAAGTCCCTGATAAAGTTGTGTTTATCTACGGTCTGGAAAAAAAAGAATCACTTCTCTCTCGTATGAAAGAAGTGATTCCACAATTGCTAAAGCTTTTAAGTAATCATGATTTTATTGAAGTAAAGGAAAACGAATTAAAGTTTCCTTTATCCAATTAA
- a CDS encoding Maf family nucleotide pyrophosphatase, with protein sequence MKHFNNFILASKSPRRKQLLSEAGFSFKVKTIDFEEVFPADLSVEKVAEYLAVEKNKAHRSQFGDELIVTADTVVIFSGQILGKPKDLNEAKKVLEILSGKIHSVISGVCISNKDKTVSFSSTTEVKFHELAVDEIDHYVSSWPPTDKAGSYGIQEWIGLIGVEWIKGSFYNVVGLPVDTLYRVLQKEF encoded by the coding sequence ATGAAGCATTTCAATAATTTCATCCTGGCTTCCAAATCTCCACGGAGAAAACAATTACTTTCTGAAGCTGGATTTAGCTTCAAAGTCAAGACCATTGATTTTGAAGAAGTTTTCCCGGCAGACTTAAGTGTTGAAAAGGTTGCAGAATATTTAGCTGTAGAGAAAAACAAAGCCCATAGATCTCAATTTGGCGATGAACTCATTGTCACTGCTGATACGGTTGTCATCTTCTCTGGTCAGATCCTTGGTAAGCCAAAAGATTTGAATGAAGCGAAGAAGGTCTTGGAAATACTTTCGGGAAAAATTCATTCTGTCATATCAGGCGTTTGCATTAGTAACAAAGACAAAACAGTTTCATTTTCTTCTACAACGGAAGTTAAATTTCATGAGTTAGCTGTTGATGAGATTGATCACTATGTGAGTTCTTGGCCTCCTACGGATAAAGCAGGGAGCTATGGCATTCAGGAATGGATAGGTTTAATTGGTGTCGAATGGATTAAAGGCTCATTTTACAACGTAGTGGGCCTTCCTGTGGATACTTTATACAGGGTACTTCAAAAAGAGTTCTGA
- a CDS encoding DUF1015 domain-containing protein, with translation MAEIKPLRAWRYNNEHIKDVDKLVSPLFDVVSESQRETLYEQEFCSIHLSVPRGDDSIRGAAKRLIQWKNEGIIKQDELPSIYVYYQYFTLPGSDKERIRKGFIANLRVYDWDEKILLRHENTMPFSVNDRMEILDKTQLNVSPTHGLYTDTTHEIEKYLDEAILNPLYETEDYQGVRDVFSVIHDVKIIRRIMDIIEDKQIILADGHHRYEGSLLYQKERAKNNPNHTGKEGYNYHLMYFTNTESDDLRILPTHRMINGIEDFSKEDLLNKLDQYFFIKPIEEAAEVNEVILGKLWAFGLLIEDKAYKIRLKPEMINNISWDFPQAIKELDLTVMHYFVFEKCLGIPGKDQRGSKNLTFERNFTKCLKSVITNEAQCAIITKDISINTVKEVCYSGYTLPQKSTYFYPKVICGFLFGSIKEDEFNSFFDEAFQ, from the coding sequence ATGGCAGAAATTAAACCCCTGAGAGCCTGGAGATATAACAACGAACACATCAAAGATGTAGACAAGTTAGTCTCTCCCCTCTTTGATGTAGTGTCAGAGAGTCAAAGAGAGACTCTTTACGAACAAGAATTTTGTAGCATACATCTTTCTGTACCAAGAGGAGACGACTCCATCCGTGGAGCTGCTAAAAGACTCATTCAATGGAAGAATGAAGGTATAATTAAACAGGACGAGCTCCCATCTATTTACGTGTATTATCAATATTTCACCCTGCCTGGATCTGATAAAGAAAGAATAAGAAAGGGATTCATAGCCAATCTTCGAGTATACGATTGGGATGAAAAAATTCTGCTGAGACATGAAAACACCATGCCCTTTTCAGTAAATGATCGAATGGAAATTTTGGATAAAACCCAACTTAATGTAAGCCCAACACACGGACTCTACACCGATACAACTCACGAAATTGAAAAGTATCTGGATGAAGCCATACTAAATCCCTTGTATGAAACAGAAGACTATCAAGGTGTTAGAGATGTCTTTAGTGTTATCCATGATGTTAAAATTATCAGACGAATTATGGATATTATAGAGGATAAACAAATCATCCTTGCCGACGGTCACCACAGATATGAAGGTTCTTTACTTTATCAAAAAGAACGAGCAAAGAATAACCCCAATCATACTGGAAAAGAAGGCTACAATTATCACCTAATGTATTTTACAAATACCGAATCTGATGATCTTAGAATTCTTCCCACTCACCGTATGATCAATGGGATTGAAGATTTTTCAAAAGAGGATCTCTTAAATAAACTAGATCAATACTTCTTTATAAAACCTATTGAAGAAGCTGCTGAGGTGAATGAGGTGATTCTTGGTAAGCTATGGGCATTTGGGCTCCTCATTGAAGATAAGGCTTACAAAATCCGTCTCAAGCCTGAAATGATCAACAATATTTCATGGGATTTTCCACAGGCGATTAAAGAATTGGATCTTACAGTAATGCACTACTTTGTATTTGAAAAATGCTTAGGCATACCTGGAAAAGACCAAAGAGGGAGTAAGAACCTGACCTTTGAGCGAAATTTTACGAAATGCTTAAAATCGGTGATAACCAATGAAGCACAATGTGCTATTATCACAAAAGATATTTCCATAAACACCGTTAAAGAAGTATGTTACAGCGGCTACACACTTCCTCAAAAGAGCACTTATTTCTATCCAAAAGTAATTTGCGGGTTTCTCTTTGGGTCCATAAAAGAAGACGAATTCAATTCTTTCTTTGATGAAGCATTTCAATAA